One region of Turicibacter bilis genomic DNA includes:
- the hprK gene encoding HPr(Ser) kinase/phosphatase has product MNVVTVQDLVQELKLEVVTENLSLDRPITEQMLSRPGMELTGVVEYFRDSAKRRVQIIGTKEWLYLQSLESEVRRERARVLFTDETPVIIFSKNFEIPQEMIELSEQTKVPLLRSEKETTVLFTAISNYLEEALSPIESVHGVLVDVNGIGVLITGKSSIGKSETALELIHRGHQLIADDRVDIFEKEPGLVVGRAPELLQQFIEVRGIGIINVVEMFGARAYRHKKRVTLMIELEDWNNEKIYNRIGLSDETTRLFNTDITKITIPVRPGRSIASLIEVAAMNHRLKVMGYNAAEAFTNQLNQYIQTKSNS; this is encoded by the coding sequence ATGAATGTAGTAACAGTTCAGGATTTAGTACAAGAATTAAAATTAGAGGTTGTAACGGAAAATCTTTCGTTAGATCGTCCAATCACAGAACAAATGTTATCTCGTCCTGGGATGGAGTTAACAGGTGTTGTTGAGTACTTCCGAGATAGTGCTAAACGTCGTGTTCAAATTATTGGGACAAAGGAGTGGTTATATCTTCAATCACTAGAGAGTGAGGTTCGTCGTGAACGAGCTCGTGTATTGTTTACAGATGAAACGCCAGTTATTATCTTTTCTAAAAACTTTGAGATCCCGCAAGAGATGATTGAACTATCAGAACAAACGAAAGTTCCTTTATTACGAAGTGAGAAGGAAACAACAGTATTATTCACAGCAATCTCAAACTATTTAGAAGAAGCTTTATCTCCAATTGAATCAGTACATGGTGTATTAGTCGATGTAAATGGGATTGGGGTATTAATTACAGGAAAAAGTAGTATCGGGAAGAGTGAGACAGCTTTAGAATTAATTCATCGTGGACATCAATTAATTGCTGATGACCGTGTAGATATCTTTGAGAAAGAGCCAGGACTTGTTGTTGGACGAGCCCCAGAGTTATTACAACAATTCATCGAAGTACGTGGGATTGGGATTATTAATGTTGTAGAAATGTTTGGAGCTCGTGCTTACCGTCATAAAAAGCGTGTAACATTAATGATTGAATTAGAGGACTGGAATAACGAGAAAATCTATAATCGTATTGGATTATCAGATGAAACAACACGTCTGTTTAATACTGATATTACAAAGATTACAATTCCAGTACGCCCAGGACGTTCAATTGCTTCATTAATTGAAGTAGCAGCAATGAATCATCGCTTAAAAGTCATGGGGTATAACGCAGCAGAAGCATTTACAAATCAATTAAATCAATATATACAAACCAAGAGTAATAGTTAG
- a CDS encoding 3D domain-containing protein yields the protein MLKGSPPYEWYGSYFRQQAHEMKRDLIAFIMSLCVIVVGIYAVMQSNLKEVNINDNGELNTFTTYQQTVDGLLKEQGIRVGNFDDMNVSFDDQVYDGMDIEINRAQSVVINDGGIKTLVMTTESTVDDVLKQRSIELSSNDEISVAKTSLVEGDMEIEITRVEKAYESVFEEINLDTEYVYTDDIPQGEQEVWNEGSPKVVEHVIEKVYKNGEQVEETEVKANVVDEGQTKTIAIGTGPITSFVANMTAYDTNCAGCGTRVACKPYPDISSTIYYNDSTYGSVRIVAAGQDYPCGTIVDIDGIGKAIVLDRGSAITGNDLDLLVNTNPWDFGRKYKQTKVLRLGW from the coding sequence TTGCTAAAAGGCTCACCCCCATATGAATGGTATGGTAGTTATTTTAGGCAACAGGCGCATGAGATGAAACGAGATCTAATTGCATTTATTATGTCATTATGCGTAATTGTAGTTGGAATCTACGCTGTCATGCAATCCAACTTGAAGGAAGTAAACATCAATGATAATGGAGAGCTGAATACATTCACCACATATCAGCAAACGGTGGATGGCTTGCTTAAAGAGCAAGGAATAAGAGTTGGAAATTTCGATGATATGAATGTAAGTTTTGACGATCAAGTCTACGATGGAATGGACATCGAGATTAATCGTGCACAATCCGTAGTTATTAATGATGGCGGAATCAAAACTTTAGTCATGACAACAGAATCAACAGTAGACGATGTATTAAAACAACGTAGTATTGAACTAAGTTCAAATGATGAGATTTCAGTCGCTAAAACTTCTTTAGTTGAAGGAGATATGGAGATTGAAATTACACGTGTAGAAAAAGCATACGAATCAGTGTTTGAAGAAATAAATTTAGATACAGAGTATGTTTACACAGACGACATTCCACAAGGGGAACAAGAAGTATGGAATGAAGGTTCGCCAAAAGTAGTCGAACACGTCATCGAAAAGGTTTATAAGAATGGAGAACAGGTCGAAGAAACTGAAGTAAAGGCGAATGTAGTTGACGAAGGTCAAACTAAAACGATTGCAATTGGAACGGGTCCAATTACATCTTTCGTTGCTAATATGACTGCATATGATACAAACTGTGCAGGATGTGGAACACGAGTTGCGTGTAAACCATACCCAGATATTAGCTCAACCATTTACTATAATGATAGTACATATGGTTCAGTTCGTATTGTTGCCGCTGGACAAGATTATCCATGTGGAACAATTGTAGATATTGATGGTATTGGTAAAGCGATTGTTTTAGATCGCGGAAGTGCCATTACTGGAAATGATTTAGATTTACTGGTCAACACAAATCCATGGGATTTTGGCCGAAAGTACAAACAAACTAAAGTCCTCAGATTGGGCTGGTAA
- a CDS encoding phage holin family protein produces the protein MDQKKDLNSNHEIIDEQEVIENLLDGNAKQSNSQKQKGPEDIKQPQVIYTKQVGCFDMRSIGINLIVYTLVLMVTSGWFQGFYIASFWDALNTAIVMTVLNIILKPIIVILTLPLTIMTFGLFYVVVNGFLLWVADYLMGPSFEINSFGLAILASVFISLLRMGINHYILKEDSLKINI, from the coding sequence ATGGATCAAAAGAAGGATCTAAATTCAAATCATGAAATAATTGATGAACAAGAAGTGATTGAAAATCTTTTAGATGGAAATGCTAAGCAAAGTAATAGTCAAAAACAAAAGGGTCCTGAAGATATAAAGCAACCCCAAGTTATTTATACAAAACAGGTTGGCTGTTTTGATATGAGGTCAATTGGCATTAATCTAATTGTTTATACATTAGTTTTAATGGTAACGAGTGGATGGTTTCAAGGGTTTTATATTGCTAGTTTTTGGGATGCCTTAAATACAGCGATAGTTATGACCGTTTTAAATATTATTTTAAAGCCGATTATTGTCATTTTAACTTTACCATTAACCATCATGACCTTTGGACTATTTTATGTTGTGGTGAATGGATTTTTACTCTGGGTTGCAGATTATTTAATGGGACCTTCATTTGAGATTAATTCTTTTGGGCTAGCTATTTTAGCTTCAGTCTTTATTTCATTGTTACGAATGGGAATTAATCACTATATTTTAAAGGAAGATTCTTTAAAAATTAATATCTAG
- a CDS encoding IS3 family transposase (programmed frameshift) → MSKKLFTPQEIEQLKQNEYVKSVSEKGITYTKEFKENFIMMSEKGKFPREIFEYYGFNVAMLGMQRVNSAAKRWKQAFKTQGPLGLDDSRTKNSGRPLKRELTIEEQLLRTQAELEVLKIENELLKKLRLMRKMRIVSKEVKFQMIHQVVSQTSTKFNSLISHLCDSLGVSRSGYYRYFSSCAEEARLKRLKEEQQRLEVIQQAIHFKGRKNKGIRQVAMVLKGEFNIAFNLKSIHRIMKKYGLLSQVRRSNPYRKLAKATQAHRVCPNLVNRQFRPSEPYKVLLTDITYLKYGKGQTAYLSTILDSATNEVLAFQLSDNLKIDFVLQTLNQLEENPTVQLTKETIIHSDQGVHYTSPQFSNQLKELGIQQSMSRKGNCWDNAPQESFFGHLKDEADITNQLTFDDLLIEIEDYMDYHNNFRYQWNLNKLTPVGYRNQLQVA, encoded by the exons ATGAGCAAGAAGTTATTTACACCACAAGAGATTGAACAACTCAAACAAAATGAATATGTTAAGTCAGTGTCTGAAAAAGGGATTACTTATACGAAAGAATTTAAGGAGAACTTTATTATGATGAGCGAGAAAGGAAAGTTTCCACGAGAGATATTCGAATACTATGGATTTAATGTTGCGATGCTTGGCATGCAGCGTGTGAATTCTGCAGCTAAACGTTGGAAACAAGCCTTTAAAACTCAGGGGCCATTAGGATTGGATGATAGTCGTACCAAGAATTCTGGAAGGCCTCTAAAACGAGAGTTAACGATAGAAGAACAATTATTACGTACGCAAGCTGAATTAGAAGTTTTAAAGATTGAGAACGAATTATTAAAAAAGTTGAGACTCATGAGAAAAATG CGAATAGTCTCTAAAGAAGTAAAGTTTCAAATGATTCATCAAGTAGTGAGTCAGACATCAACTAAATTTAACTCTTTAATTTCTCATTTATGCGATAGTCTTGGTGTTTCAAGATCAGGTTATTATCGTTATTTTTCGTCATGTGCTGAAGAAGCACGTTTAAAGCGATTAAAAGAGGAACAACAACGTTTAGAAGTTATTCAACAGGCCATTCATTTCAAGGGACGAAAAAACAAGGGAATTCGCCAAGTAGCGATGGTTCTTAAAGGAGAATTCAACATCGCCTTTAACCTAAAATCTATTCATCGAATCATGAAAAAATATGGATTATTGAGTCAAGTTCGTCGCAGCAATCCCTATCGTAAACTCGCTAAAGCGACGCAAGCACATCGCGTCTGTCCAAATCTTGTTAACCGTCAATTTAGGCCATCAGAACCTTACAAAGTTCTATTAACCGATATCACTTATTTAAAATATGGAAAGGGTCAGACTGCCTATCTCTCGACCATTTTAGATAGTGCAACGAATGAAGTTTTAGCTTTTCAATTAAGTGATAATTTAAAGATAGATTTTGTTCTCCAAACACTGAACCAACTTGAAGAAAATCCGACTGTCCAATTAACGAAAGAAACGATTATTCACTCCGATCAGGGAGTGCACTATACGAGTCCACAATTTTCGAATCAATTAAAGGAATTGGGAATTCAACAATCGATGTCTAGAAAGGGTAATTGTTGGGATAACGCTCCACAAGAATCATTTTTTGGGCATCTAAAAGATGAAGCAGATATAACAAATCAACTGACATTTGATGATTTACTCATTGAAATTGAAGATTATATGGATTACCATAACAACTTTAGATATCAATGGAATTTAAATAAGCTGACTCCTGTAGGATACAGAAATCAGCTTCAAGTTGCTTAG